One Pseudochaenichthys georgianus chromosome 4, fPseGeo1.2, whole genome shotgun sequence DNA window includes the following coding sequences:
- the LOC117445875 gene encoding uncharacterized protein isoform X1 — MRVNTAALSYICDGGRETIVDYCGDMLVPVEYKSVSKWVRVPKVEDVYIYSEFLQGVLAKFNLPGLTSLMLKDSTGVEVDSDIFDELLNSSRVSFKAFTEECNEGSFLSDGSSSSSDSTIRLESTKAWKRQLIEGPPDSSSARDIVNAALHSKPGGDQVIKEYEKKKSLCDGTRRKVINILVADMVESHGRIPPVHVRITYALGITTLFPNLKDPDSKNGYEHFYDHQSGSGYLAWRLKTVQRNSAQEIEKSKVSFQVGPKTHHSMHSPVRQLSGDECNEAMSVMRHSSDITLVQDKMKATFQQRQKVVQDRATASTVLDLFPRFLDTSGLIEQDFTMLFGKEVSGKFLAKWPTFFKPRIIADCKNLPGSLHVDELLLSAQQESDDGVWDCEVAAILLLLHLLPPTSKGKKSPVKISAKDAAGRLVKFLRVGKSIETFLKDTGPAQPFLLCVGERNDSIQHFYIVMDQKAIPCKTQTGVAAFDELFKAHFAFAVSYDEALCNFYTFIQTTVYGIDVGSVKESPRVKEIRARLLHSSV, encoded by the exons ATGCGAGTGAACACTGCGGCGCTCTCCTATATATGTGACGGGGGGAGGGAAACGATTGTGGACTATT GTGGTGACATGCTGGTTCCTGTCGAATACAAGAGTGTGAGCAAATGGGTCAGGGTACCAAAAGTAGAGGATGTCTACATTTACTCTGAGTTCTTACAAGGAG TGCTGGCAAAATTCAATTTGCCAGGTTTGACTTCCTTGATGCTAAAGGATTCTACAGGAGTGGAAGTGGATTCTGACATCTTTGATGAGCTTTTGAATTCATCTCGGGTGTCTTTCAAGGCCTTCACTGAAGAATGCAATG AGGGATCATTCTTATCTGATGGGTCATCATCAAGCTCGGACTCAACAATAAGACTAGAATCTACCAAAGCTTGGAAAAGACAGCTGATTGAAGGACCCCCTGACAGCAGCAGTGCAAGAGAT ATTGTCAACGCAGCCCTGCATTCAAAGCCAGGTGGTGACCAAGTCATCAAGGAATATGagaaaaaaaagagtctttgtgaTGGTACAAGAAGAAAAGTGATCAATATACTTGTGGCAGACATGGTAGAGAGCCATGG GAGGATCCCTCCAGTCCATGTCCGCATTACCTACGCACTTGGCATTACAACGTTGTTCCCAAATTTAAAAGACCCCGATTCAAAGAATGGTTAT GAGCATTTCTATGATCACCAGAGTGGTTCTGGTTACCTGGCATGGAGGCTGAAAACTGTGCAGCGCAACTCGGCTCAAGAAATCGAGAAATCCAAGGTCTCTTTTCAAGTCGGACCTAAGACTCATCACAGCATGCATTCACCTGTGAGGCAGTTATCAGGTGATGAATGCAATGAAGCTATGTCGGTGATGAGGCACTCAAGTGACATAACCCTGGTCCAAGACAAAATGAAGGCAACATTTCAGCAAAGACAAAAGGTTGTTCAAGACCGAGCCACAGCCTCCACTGTCCTAGACCTTTTTCCAAGATTCCTGGACACATCAGGCTTG attgaacaagacttcactatGCTCTTTGGCAAGGAAGTCTCTGGTAAATTTCTTGCGAAATGGCCAACGTTCTTCAAACCGAGGATCATTGCAGATTGCAAAAATCTTCCTGGAAGTTTGCACGTGGATGAGCTTCTTTTGTCTGCACAACAAGAATCTGATGATGGTG TATGGGACTGTGAGGTGGCTGCCATCCTTCTGCTTCTTCACCTGTTGCCGCCAACATCCAAGGGCAAGAAGTCACCAGTCAAGATTAGTGCAAAGGATGCTGCTGGCCGCCTGGTGAAGTTCTTAAGG GTCGGGAAAAGCATTGAGACCTTCCTCAAGGACACTGGCCCTGCTCAGCCGTttctcctgtgtgttggagaaaGAAACGACAGCATCCAACATTTCTACATCGTCATGGACCAAAAGGCCATTCCTTGTAAGACGCAGACTGGAGTTGCTGCCTTTGACGAGCTCTTCAAGGCACATTTTGCTTTTGCTGTGTCTTATGATGAAGCACTATGCAACTTCTACACATTCATCCAGACAACCGTGTATGGCATTGATGTTGGAAGTGTGAAGGAAAGTCCTCGAGTCAAGGAAATTAGAGCAAGACTTCTTCACAGTTCAGTTTGA
- the LOC117445875 gene encoding uncharacterized protein isoform X2 yields MLVPVEYKSVSKWVRVPKVEDVYIYSEFLQGVLAKFNLPGLTSLMLKDSTGVEVDSDIFDELLNSSRVSFKAFTEECNEGSFLSDGSSSSSDSTIRLESTKAWKRQLIEGPPDSSSARDIVNAALHSKPGGDQVIKEYEKKKSLCDGTRRKVINILVADMVESHGRIPPVHVRITYALGITTLFPNLKDPDSKNGYEHFYDHQSGSGYLAWRLKTVQRNSAQEIEKSKVSFQVGPKTHHSMHSPVRQLSGDECNEAMSVMRHSSDITLVQDKMKATFQQRQKVVQDRATASTVLDLFPRFLDTSGLIEQDFTMLFGKEVSGKFLAKWPTFFKPRIIADCKNLPGSLHVDELLLSAQQESDDGVWDCEVAAILLLLHLLPPTSKGKKSPVKISAKDAAGRLVKFLRVGKSIETFLKDTGPAQPFLLCVGERNDSIQHFYIVMDQKAIPCKTQTGVAAFDELFKAHFAFAVSYDEALCNFYTFIQTTVYGIDVGSVKESPRVKEIRARLLHSSV; encoded by the exons ATGCTGGTTCCTGTCGAATACAAGAGTGTGAGCAAATGGGTCAGGGTACCAAAAGTAGAGGATGTCTACATTTACTCTGAGTTCTTACAAGGAG TGCTGGCAAAATTCAATTTGCCAGGTTTGACTTCCTTGATGCTAAAGGATTCTACAGGAGTGGAAGTGGATTCTGACATCTTTGATGAGCTTTTGAATTCATCTCGGGTGTCTTTCAAGGCCTTCACTGAAGAATGCAATG AGGGATCATTCTTATCTGATGGGTCATCATCAAGCTCGGACTCAACAATAAGACTAGAATCTACCAAAGCTTGGAAAAGACAGCTGATTGAAGGACCCCCTGACAGCAGCAGTGCAAGAGAT ATTGTCAACGCAGCCCTGCATTCAAAGCCAGGTGGTGACCAAGTCATCAAGGAATATGagaaaaaaaagagtctttgtgaTGGTACAAGAAGAAAAGTGATCAATATACTTGTGGCAGACATGGTAGAGAGCCATGG GAGGATCCCTCCAGTCCATGTCCGCATTACCTACGCACTTGGCATTACAACGTTGTTCCCAAATTTAAAAGACCCCGATTCAAAGAATGGTTAT GAGCATTTCTATGATCACCAGAGTGGTTCTGGTTACCTGGCATGGAGGCTGAAAACTGTGCAGCGCAACTCGGCTCAAGAAATCGAGAAATCCAAGGTCTCTTTTCAAGTCGGACCTAAGACTCATCACAGCATGCATTCACCTGTGAGGCAGTTATCAGGTGATGAATGCAATGAAGCTATGTCGGTGATGAGGCACTCAAGTGACATAACCCTGGTCCAAGACAAAATGAAGGCAACATTTCAGCAAAGACAAAAGGTTGTTCAAGACCGAGCCACAGCCTCCACTGTCCTAGACCTTTTTCCAAGATTCCTGGACACATCAGGCTTG attgaacaagacttcactatGCTCTTTGGCAAGGAAGTCTCTGGTAAATTTCTTGCGAAATGGCCAACGTTCTTCAAACCGAGGATCATTGCAGATTGCAAAAATCTTCCTGGAAGTTTGCACGTGGATGAGCTTCTTTTGTCTGCACAACAAGAATCTGATGATGGTG TATGGGACTGTGAGGTGGCTGCCATCCTTCTGCTTCTTCACCTGTTGCCGCCAACATCCAAGGGCAAGAAGTCACCAGTCAAGATTAGTGCAAAGGATGCTGCTGGCCGCCTGGTGAAGTTCTTAAGG GTCGGGAAAAGCATTGAGACCTTCCTCAAGGACACTGGCCCTGCTCAGCCGTttctcctgtgtgttggagaaaGAAACGACAGCATCCAACATTTCTACATCGTCATGGACCAAAAGGCCATTCCTTGTAAGACGCAGACTGGAGTTGCTGCCTTTGACGAGCTCTTCAAGGCACATTTTGCTTTTGCTGTGTCTTATGATGAAGCACTATGCAACTTCTACACATTCATCCAGACAACCGTGTATGGCATTGATGTTGGAAGTGTGAAGGAAAGTCCTCGAGTCAAGGAAATTAGAGCAAGACTTCTTCACAGTTCAGTTTGA
- the LOC117445875 gene encoding uncharacterized protein isoform X3 produces the protein MRVNTAALSYICDGGRETIVDYCGDMLVPVEYKSVSKWVRVPKVEDVYIYSEFLQGESSSEGSFLSDGSSSSSDSTIRLESTKAWKRQLIEGPPDSSSARDIVNAALHSKPGGDQVIKEYEKKKSLCDGTRRKVINILVADMVESHGRIPPVHVRITYALGITTLFPNLKDPDSKNGYEHFYDHQSGSGYLAWRLKTVQRNSAQEIEKSKVSFQVGPKTHHSMHSPVRQLSGDECNEAMSVMRHSSDITLVQDKMKATFQQRQKVVQDRATASTVLDLFPRFLDTSGLIEQDFTMLFGKEVSGKFLAKWPTFFKPRIIADCKNLPGSLHVDELLLSAQQESDDGVWDCEVAAILLLLHLLPPTSKGKKSPVKISAKDAAGRLVKFLRVGKSIETFLKDTGPAQPFLLCVGERNDSIQHFYIVMDQKAIPCKTQTGVAAFDELFKAHFAFAVSYDEALCNFYTFIQTTVYGIDVGSVKESPRVKEIRARLLHSSV, from the exons ATGCGAGTGAACACTGCGGCGCTCTCCTATATATGTGACGGGGGGAGGGAAACGATTGTGGACTATT GTGGTGACATGCTGGTTCCTGTCGAATACAAGAGTGTGAGCAAATGGGTCAGGGTACCAAAAGTAGAGGATGTCTACATTTACTCTGAGTTCTTACAAGGAG AGTCTTCTTCAGAGGGATCATTCTTATCTGATGGGTCATCATCAAGCTCGGACTCAACAATAAGACTAGAATCTACCAAAGCTTGGAAAAGACAGCTGATTGAAGGACCCCCTGACAGCAGCAGTGCAAGAGAT ATTGTCAACGCAGCCCTGCATTCAAAGCCAGGTGGTGACCAAGTCATCAAGGAATATGagaaaaaaaagagtctttgtgaTGGTACAAGAAGAAAAGTGATCAATATACTTGTGGCAGACATGGTAGAGAGCCATGG GAGGATCCCTCCAGTCCATGTCCGCATTACCTACGCACTTGGCATTACAACGTTGTTCCCAAATTTAAAAGACCCCGATTCAAAGAATGGTTAT GAGCATTTCTATGATCACCAGAGTGGTTCTGGTTACCTGGCATGGAGGCTGAAAACTGTGCAGCGCAACTCGGCTCAAGAAATCGAGAAATCCAAGGTCTCTTTTCAAGTCGGACCTAAGACTCATCACAGCATGCATTCACCTGTGAGGCAGTTATCAGGTGATGAATGCAATGAAGCTATGTCGGTGATGAGGCACTCAAGTGACATAACCCTGGTCCAAGACAAAATGAAGGCAACATTTCAGCAAAGACAAAAGGTTGTTCAAGACCGAGCCACAGCCTCCACTGTCCTAGACCTTTTTCCAAGATTCCTGGACACATCAGGCTTG attgaacaagacttcactatGCTCTTTGGCAAGGAAGTCTCTGGTAAATTTCTTGCGAAATGGCCAACGTTCTTCAAACCGAGGATCATTGCAGATTGCAAAAATCTTCCTGGAAGTTTGCACGTGGATGAGCTTCTTTTGTCTGCACAACAAGAATCTGATGATGGTG TATGGGACTGTGAGGTGGCTGCCATCCTTCTGCTTCTTCACCTGTTGCCGCCAACATCCAAGGGCAAGAAGTCACCAGTCAAGATTAGTGCAAAGGATGCTGCTGGCCGCCTGGTGAAGTTCTTAAGG GTCGGGAAAAGCATTGAGACCTTCCTCAAGGACACTGGCCCTGCTCAGCCGTttctcctgtgtgttggagaaaGAAACGACAGCATCCAACATTTCTACATCGTCATGGACCAAAAGGCCATTCCTTGTAAGACGCAGACTGGAGTTGCTGCCTTTGACGAGCTCTTCAAGGCACATTTTGCTTTTGCTGTGTCTTATGATGAAGCACTATGCAACTTCTACACATTCATCCAGACAACCGTGTATGGCATTGATGTTGGAAGTGTGAAGGAAAGTCCTCGAGTCAAGGAAATTAGAGCAAGACTTCTTCACAGTTCAGTTTGA